The nucleotide window GCCCACGCCTCCCAGCCCCTGCCGTCGCCGCACCTCCTCGTAGAAGTCCTCCACCCGCGTCACAATCCCTTCCCACGCGTACTCCCGCGCCACCTTCTCCCGCCCCCTCTCCCCCATCGCCCGCGCTTTCTCCGGATCCCCCAACAGCTCGATCAACCGCCCCGCCAGGGCCTCGGAATCCTGCTCGACCAGATACCCGTCCACCCCGTCCTCGATGGTCAGAAACGGAATCCGACACCCGATCACCGGCTTCCCCATCGCCCACGCCTCGATGTACACCCCCCCAATCCCTTCCTGCCGCGACGGCAACGCAAACACATCCGCCGCCGCCAGGGCCGACGCCTTCAGCGGATCCATCGCGTCCACCCGCCCGATATCCACCACCCTCCCATCCCCCAACGCCGCAATCCGCTCCCGGCTGTCATCATAGTGCGGCCCCATGAACACGAAACTCGTCTCCGGCTCCCGCGCCCACACCTTCGGCGCCGCCGCCAGCAGCACATCGAATCCCTTGTACCCCAGCTTCTGACCCAGAAAGAGCACCATCTTCCGCCGAATCCCGTGCGCCGCCCGAAACCCGTCCGCATCCCAGTCCGACGCCAGCAGCGGCCCCACTCCTATCCGGCAGATCCGCTCCCGCCCCACCCCCAGACGCTCCATCTCCTCCCCCTCCGCCCGCGTGAACACAAACACCCCGTCCGACCGCCGCAGCACCCGGAAGAAATGCCGCATCAACACCCGCCCCAGCCGCGTCTGCATCCGCGGACTGTAATTCGGTGTCACGAAAAACGGGCACCCCCTCCGTCGCGCCAATCCCAGCGATGCCCACGTCAGATGCTCCCGCCCGATCCGGATGTTGTGCACCACGTCCGCCTCCCCGCACCGCGCCGCCCAACGCCGCTCGAACCACCGGCTCAACAGCGGATACCCCGCCTCCGGAAACGGCACACACCACGGAACCACCAGCGCCATCCAACACCGCGCCGCCAGCGTCGGCTGAACCCGCTGCACCCGGATCCCCCCCACCTCGTACGCGTCGTCCCCCCAGGGCGCCCGCAACGTCGAG belongs to Verrucomicrobiia bacterium and includes:
- a CDS encoding glycosyltransferase family 4 protein; this encodes MRIIHTATAYYPSVGGAQLHWYTIGRMLGERGHGMTVFSQWTDQRNRYLLDSTLRAPWGDDAYEVGGIRVQRVQPTLAARCWMALVVPWCVPFPEAGYPLLSRWFERRWAARCGEADVVHNIRIGREHLTWASLGLARRRGCPFFVTPNYSPRMQTRLGRVLMRHFFRVLRRSDGVFVFTRAEGEEMERLGVGRERICRIGVGPLLASDWDADGFRAAHGIRRKMVLFLGQKLGYKGFDVLLAAAPKVWAREPETSFVFMGPHYDDSRERIAALGDGRVVDIGRVDAMDPLKASALAAADVFALPSRQEGIGGVYIEAWAMGKPVIGCRIPFLTIEDGVDGYLVEQDSEALAGRLIELLGDPEKARAMGERGREKVAREYAWEGIVTRVEDFYEEVRRRQGLGGVGGEGRR